The following are encoded together in the Verrucomicrobiota bacterium genome:
- the serS gene encoding serine--tRNA ligase produces the protein MIDIKEVLKDPNKMRANINARCSNVDLDAILEKRQSYLKQIGHVESLQFESNNIAKSMKTSAAEDRPALIAKGQELKRMVGLAKEGLNELDEALDTEVRKLPNFMSEDVPIGTKETDNKIISTFGEPTTFNFKPLDHLELGQKLDLIDFESGAKVTGTKFYFLKNQAVLLQHAIKSFVFKKAIEQGFTPLQAPDIARNNILEGVGFVPRGDESNTYEIAGMDMSLVATAEISVGGMHSDEIIDIKKLPLLYAAESHCFRREAGTAGKASKGLYRVHQFEKIELFALTLPQQSEEIHEKIRSLEESIYQDLEIPYQVVLNCSADLGAPAYKKYDIEAWMPGKGDAGEYGEVTSASNCTDFQARRLKIRYKNPNTGKNQFVHTLNGTASALGRTMIVLMENYQNEEGGIRIPRVLKPYTGFDMIAPIV, from the coding sequence ATGATAGACATTAAAGAAGTTTTGAAGGATCCGAATAAGATGCGGGCAAACATTAATGCAAGATGCTCTAATGTTGATCTCGATGCCATCTTAGAGAAACGGCAATCCTATTTGAAGCAGATTGGACATGTCGAATCATTGCAATTTGAATCAAATAATATAGCAAAGTCTATGAAGACTTCTGCTGCTGAGGATAGACCTGCCCTTATTGCAAAAGGGCAAGAGCTCAAGAGAATGGTAGGGCTAGCAAAAGAGGGCCTCAATGAACTTGATGAAGCACTAGATACTGAAGTGCGAAAGCTTCCCAATTTTATGTCTGAGGATGTGCCTATTGGCACTAAGGAAACAGACAATAAAATTATTTCAACCTTTGGGGAACCAACAACATTTAACTTCAAGCCGCTAGATCATTTAGAACTTGGTCAGAAGCTGGATCTCATTGACTTTGAGTCAGGGGCAAAAGTTACGGGAACGAAATTTTACTTTCTAAAAAATCAGGCTGTACTACTGCAGCATGCCATAAAAAGCTTTGTCTTTAAAAAAGCGATTGAGCAAGGATTCACTCCATTACAAGCCCCGGATATAGCTAGAAATAATATTTTAGAGGGTGTTGGTTTTGTTCCTCGAGGTGATGAGAGTAATACCTATGAAATCGCTGGTATGGACATGAGTCTTGTGGCAACCGCGGAGATCAGTGTTGGCGGTATGCATTCGGATGAGATTATCGATATCAAAAAACTTCCACTGCTTTACGCTGCGGAGAGCCATTGCTTTAGGCGTGAGGCTGGTACTGCTGGGAAGGCGAGCAAGGGGCTGTATCGTGTTCACCAATTTGAGAAAATAGAGTTGTTTGCACTTACTCTTCCTCAACAGAGCGAAGAAATTCATGAAAAAATTAGATCATTGGAAGAGAGTATTTATCAAGACTTAGAGATTCCATACCAAGTGGTCTTAAACTGTTCTGCAGATTTAGGTGCTCCCGCCTATAAAAAGTATGACATTGAGGCTTGGATGCCTGGTAAAGGAGATGCGGGGGAATATGGTGAAGTTACTTCCGCTAGTAATTGTACTGATTTTCAAGCGCGTCGTTTAAAAATCCGCTATAAAAATCCGAATACAGGAAAAAACCAATTTGTGCACACCTTAAATGGAACGGCATCAGCTCTAGGTAGAACCATGATTGTGCTTATGGAAAACTATCAAAATGAAGAGGGCGGAATAAGAATACCTAGAGTATTAAAGCCCTATACAGGTTTTGATATGATTGCGCCAATAGTCTAG